From the genome of Opisthocomus hoazin isolate bOpiHoa1 chromosome 8, bOpiHoa1.hap1, whole genome shotgun sequence, one region includes:
- the LOC142362287 gene encoding uncharacterized protein LOC142362287 isoform X2, which yields MRPPWLLHQRRACHLRRRGRGEEAKPHDARAKISRAVCAEPLRQPPGSARDGPKSSVEDQELLWRTSSCQESERDALFEKAASAMAHARPWSWQALSLRSLGKELGQGLTSVHHRSSSQIPRLPDTSPRTAPSGPPQQQADTSD from the exons ATGCGCCCGCCGTGGCTGCTGCACCAGAGGAGAGCTTGCCATCTCCGCAGACGAGGGAGAGGAGAAGAAGCAAAACCTCACGACGCGAGAGCCAAAATTAGCCGGGCTGTTT GTGCCGAGCCGCTCCGTCAGCCTCCAGGGAGTGCCAGGGACGGGCCGAAAAGCTCTGTGGAGGACCAGGAGCTCCTCTGGAGGACCAGTAGCTGTCAGGAGAGTGAGAGAGATGCTCTGTTTGAAAAG GCTGCCTCTGCAATGGCACACGCGCGACCCTGGAGCTGGCAAGCGCTGTCTCTCCGATCCCTGGGCAAAG AGCTTGGTCAGGGGCTGACCTCGGTACACCACCGCTCTTCCAGCCAAATCCCACGTTTACCTGACACGTCGCCTCGCACAGCTCCCTCGGGTCCCCCTCAG CAACAAGCAGACACATCTGACTAA